A stretch of Anoplopoma fimbria isolate UVic2021 breed Golden Eagle Sablefish chromosome 4, Afim_UVic_2022, whole genome shotgun sequence DNA encodes these proteins:
- the clic2 gene encoding chloride intracellular channel protein 2, producing MALRQNSENEPSIELFIKAGHDGENVGNCPFCQRLFMVLWLKGVKFTVTTVDMRKKPAELKDLAPGTNPPFLLYNGTLKTDFIKIEEFLEQTLAPPRYPHLSPLNKESFDVGADIFAKFSAFIKNSPNNAFHEKNLLREFKRLDNYLISPVPEEVDHNSRETITVSKRKFLDSDRLTLADCNLLPKLHVIRVAAKKYCDFDIPAEFTGVWRYLQNAFQREEFKQTCPADIEIEKTYFSVANKRK from the exons ATGGCACTTCGACAGAACTCTGAAAACGAGCCAAGCATCGAGTTGTTCATTAAG gcTGGACACGATGGTGAGAACGTGGGGAACTGCCCCTTCTGTCAGAGGCTCTTCATGGTTTTATGGCTGAAGGGAGTGAAGTTTACAGTGACCACTGTGGATATGAGGAA GAAGCCAGCTGAGCTCAAAGACCTGGCCCCCGGGACCaaccctcctttcctcctctacaaTGGCACCCTCAAAACAGATTTTATCAAAATTGAGGAATTTCTTGAACAAACACTGGCCCCTCCCAG GTATCCTCATCTCAGCCCGCTAAACAAAGAGTCCTTTGACGTGGGTGCCGACATTTTTGCAAAGTTCTCTGCTTTCATCAAGAACAGTCCCAACAACGCCT TCCACGAGAAAAACCTGCTGCGGGAGTTCAAGCGTCTGGACAACTACCTGATCTCGCCCGTCCCTGAGGAGGTCGACCACAACTCCAGAGAAACCATCACCGTCTCCAAGAGGAAGTTTCTGGACAGCGACCGCCTCACCTTAGCTGACTGCAACCTGCTGCCCAAACTGCATGTTATCAGG gttGCTGCCAAGAAGTACTGCGACTTTGACATTCCCGCAGAGTTCACAGGTGTGTGGCGATACCTTCAAAACGCCTTCCAGAGAGAGGAGTTCAAACAGACGTGTCCAGCCGACATTGAGATCGAGAAAACATACTTCAGCGTGGCCAACAAGAGGAAATAA
- the urp1 gene encoding urotensin-related peptide 1 encodes MISVALFYLVAVICSARRTHALPLYPDTNMEPQEDFLQKLVSEVQDGPNTAEGEQRELNNLYPLLMQRNEGMESWNKGAKDSEQPDKFANMVEDLRETVLKLAAADKLRSHGFLRSEQNLPKANKRACFWKYCVTN; translated from the exons ATGATTTCTGTAGCTCTGTTCTACCTCGTAGCCGTGATTTGTTCTGCAAGACGGACACATGCTCTACCTCTGTACCCCGATACCAACATGGAGCCGCAGGAAG aTTTCCTTCAGAAATTAGTGTCAGAGGTGCAGGATGGACCCAACACTGCCgagggggagcagagagagTTGAATAATCTGTATCCTCTACTGATGCAGCGCAACGAAGGGATGGAGTCCTGGAATaaag gagctAAAGATTCAGAACAACCAGATAAGTTTGCAAACATG GTCGAGGACCTCAGAGAAACCGTCTTGAAGCTGGCAGCCGCTGACAAGCTTCGCTCTCATGGTTTTCTCAGATCAGAGCAGAACTTgccaaaagcaaacaaaagag CATGTTTCTGGAAGTACTGTGTCACCAACTAG
- the si:ch73-335m24.2 gene encoding protein eva-1 homolog C: protein MPVPWSYCLFSSLLLALKTHTAHSATDLSLYLHNILKNHTAHACEGDTLVIECPSRTSVAVLSAFYGRRVPNQHLCPSANTNTTVEEDKECTSPVAIEKVVSECQERRFCHIPVLSPVFGQDPCPLTSKYLLVSYKCRPEHHRTRLVCENERLRLMCKNETVLAIYSATFGHLLHGSPYCPQEPESHTDMECLSPSALRKVSRRCHSRANCSLVADTQTFGDPCFPGTRKHLRVSFTCVPRYLLEDVGRGSTDPFMISDYTHGGWYTGPTYRPQNVLLTNSLEIIEKILDLPERVALYFVSGICAGLVFLLCLFGIRSTLVRDVKELVSDLKDELKASRRKRKELMEDLFDDDISDTSSFRHLTQSYRTTEILSPSTLTVEMVDREVDREVEQTMGLPNGDIWPHRDSSPYAIHKIKTYDN from the exons ATGCCTGTGCCATGGAGTTACTGCTTGTTCTCATCTCTTCTTTTGGCTCTGAAGACTCACACTGCACATTCGGCAACAGATTTGTCTC TTTATCTTCACAACATCCTGAAGAACCACACGGCTCACGCCTGTGAAGGAGACACGCTCGTCATTGAGTGTCCCTCGAGGACGTCTGTGGCCGTCCTCTCAGCTTTCTACGGACGACGTGTTCCTAATCAGCATTTATGTCcctctgcaaacacaaacactactGTGGAGGAGGATAAAGAATGCACTTCCCCAGTTGCTATCGAG AAAGTGGTGTCAGAGTGCCAGGAACGGCGGTTCTGTCACATCCCTGTTCTCAGTCCAGTGTTTGGGCAGGACCCCTGTCCTCTCACCAGCAAGTACCTTCTGGTCTCATACAAGTGCAGACCAG AGCACCACCGCACGAGGCTGGTGTGTGAAAACGAGCGCCTGAGGCTGATGTGTAAAAACGAAACTGTCCTGGCGATCTACTCGGCCACGTTTGGACACCTGCTGCACGGCAGTCCTTACTGCCCTCAGGAACCTGAATCACACACTGACATGG AGTGTTTGTCACCTTCGGCTCTGAGGAAAGTGTCACGCAGGTGTCACAGCAGAGCAAACTGTTCATTAGTTGCCGATACTCAAACCTTCGGGGACCCCTGCTTCCCCGGCACCAGGAAACACCTGCGGGTGTCCTTCACTTGTG tGCCCCGGTATCTTCTGGAGGATGTGGGTCGAGGGTCAACGGATCCTTTCATGATCTCTGACTACACACATG GTGGATGGTACACTGGCCCCACCTACAGGCCTCAAAACGTGCTCTTAACCAACTCTCTGGAGATCATTGAAAAAATATTGG ATCTCCCAGAGCGAGTTGCTCTGTACTTTGTCTCCGGCATATGTGCTGGTCTGGTGTTCCTGCTCTGTCTGTTCGGTATTCGGTCCACACTGGTGAGGGATGTTAAAGAGCTGGTTTCTGACCTGAAGGATGAGTTGAAAGCATCTCGCAGAAAGCGCAAGGAGCTCATGGAGGACCTCTTCGACGATGACATCTCAGACACGTCGTCCTTCCGTCACCTCACACAATCCTACCGCACGACAGAAATCCTCAGTCCGTCCACCTTGACAGTAGAGATGGTGGATCGAGAGGTGGATCGAGAGGTGGAACAGACGATGGGTCTGCCAAATGGAGACATTTGGCCACATCGAGACTCCAGCCCTTACGCCATTCATAAGATTAAAACCTACGACAATTGa